One segment of Acropora muricata isolate sample 2 chromosome 8, ASM3666990v1, whole genome shotgun sequence DNA contains the following:
- the LOC136925765 gene encoding uncharacterized protein isoform X1: MDNHKKNTNIAEEVGDRASDGVAYLNLGTHYKSLNDLPKAMECFKKASNNAREAGDRATEGKAYLNLGIVYDCLRMVYDRLSYLPKAIDCFEKALNNAKEAGDRTTVGKAYLQLGAAHNLGRDLPKAIEYFEKSLSIAREAGDRTTEGKAYLHLGVVHDSRSDLPKAIECFEKSLSTSREACDRATEGIAYLKLGEVYISRSDLPKAIEYLEKASNKAWEAGDLETEGKAYFNLGTAYDSSCDLPKAMQCFEKASKYARKAGNRQTEGIAYLNLGGVYKCSGDLPKAMECFQKAANKAREARDRGTEGKAYYNLGIVYKCSGDLPKAMECFQKASNKAREAGDLDTEGKAYLNLGTAYDSSCDLPKAMECFVKALNYAREAGDRTTEGEAFLSLGMCYNFRSDLPKAIECIEKALNKAREAGDRDREGKASLNLGVVYNSHGDHPKAIECFEKASNYAREGCDRDTEEKAYVNLGIVYKSRSDLPKATECFAKALNIARKAADRAGVIRASQYLENCYLAVGDFLKASEYRDKIFELSDGVGAYTEEATEGSACNIQEILHLDQTDVEQPTPETTANDSSQIEVGKPLGDTTPEKTTVTPSEINLRGPRALEAYNRALTEGKTRVRRIPIMLIGQDRSGKTSLKKSLQGLRFNPDEDSTVGIDVDPSYFKVTTEIWKTGKKDQAGNKEEMSGSFEHHVARVVVENLREQELTSEVKTMDKSKDLESSPTISTEAQIVSEKDEIPEDHYGLSAAIVLDELGSSADSFSTAQIEKEDYADYSKSSGAAYVVGGSQILQKTENYPAITKARDNTVSSGMIPKEIETLIKKLLDKFDKVETEDDIYSVLWDFAGQSVYYETHQLFLTSRAIYLLAYDLSWDPEGSAEPVRKQGVLGKFEENPCTKTNLDYLDYWMTSVSSQSSRIEDHDLCSASTSTVVPKTRPPVFLVCTHSDQPFGGNDPSELAINVYGSLKRKSYGEQLFHDVFKVDNTKSGTQEECPEVKRLRESILAVAMELPQMKEIIPVKWLKYEEALQGVLDEGHRCITIEHAKRIASEVCKIHDDEEFVTVLDFLHDQRILIHFNDTVELNKLVVLDPQWLIDVFKTVITVRRYDQQEGGLNDLWLKLEREGILEEKLLHHAWGQIVGEHHTFESLIAIMEKFSLLCSWPSPNELGSKEYLVPSMLRWYPPQEITKLITSASLPSLFVKFESGQVPSNLFPRLVAQFLQWGRNDFWSTLNPQLHKNFARFYTAEDENYSVVLLCHSSMIEVVVHEGNVPSLKDDLQADLGNSRVDQRDSFEVVCARKVFGRLVLLLECLRKEFCWLKGMKYQAGIICPVCCHKRLVNYCLTHHKQNCGQEECLHFIPGSELRNLNQHLTCTRSAVAVNNKVYSKDFTAWFASPREETTADANGGRPSSSRRVTGEDKPPKLNFQLKKASDVPKSMKTWSDDNLPIDILLMTADSCDFLSCFSFLDQPFKCYKIKIGYVYFGRMGDASDKEKLKVALLNCCKGAETPAGSLTVLQKALRKLGPKAVFLVGTCISLTLEKVKMGDVVISSKLITPDGYKTPVSPLLGSLVLDAPNGWVAPLENPGELELKVHSSGDILSQSLTKTCRYDDICEQYPEAIAIETEGRGVYAAAYDANMEWVIVKGVASYFHQGQPATDEWMSFASAMAASVVAKMLNDPTVFLEWPHFKRGSPDKDPDIQGGRKSERKK, from the exons ATGGATAACCACAAGAAAAATACAAACATTGCAGAGGAAGTAGGCGACCGGGCTTCAGATGGGGTAGCCTATTTGAATCTTGGGACACATTACAAATCCCTCAAcgatcttccaaaagctatgGAGTGTTTTAAAAAGGCTTCGAACAATGCCAGGGAAGCTGGTGACCGGGCTACAGAAGGGAAAGCCTATTTGAATCTTGGGATAGTTTACGATTGTCTTCGGATGGTTTACGATCGCCTTAGCtatcttccaaaagctatcgatTGTTTTGAAAAGGCGTTAAACAATGCCAAGGAAGCAGGCGATCGGACTACAGTGGGAAAAGCCTATTTGCAGCTTGGAGCCGCTCACAACCTCGGCAGGGAccttccaaaagctatcgagtatTTTGAAAAGAGTTTGTCCATTGCCAGGGAAGCAGGCGATCGGACTACAGAGGGAAAAGCCTATTTGCATCTTGGCGTCGTTCACGATTCCCGCAGTGACCTTCCAAAAGCTATTGAGTGTTTTGAAAAGAGTTTGTCCACTTCCAGGGAAGCATGCGACCGGGCTACAGAAGGGATCGCCTATTTGAAGCTTGGGGAAGTTTACATATCCCGCAgcgatcttccaaaagctatcgagtatcTTGAAAAGGCTTCGAACAAAGCATGGGAAGCTGGTGACCTAGAAacagaaggaaaagcctatttCAATCTTGGGACAGCTTACGACTCCAGCTgcgatcttccaaaagctatgCAGTGTTTTGAAAAGGCGTCAAAGTATGCCAGGAAAGCTGGTAACCGGCAAACAGAAGGAATTGCCTATTTGAATCTTGGGGGAGTTTACAAATGTAGCGgcgatcttccaaaagctatgGAGTGTTTTCAAAAGGCTGCGAACAAAGCTCGTGAAGCTCGTGACCGAGGCacagaaggaaaagcctattaTAATCTTGGGATAGTTTACAAATGTAGCGgcgatcttccaaaagctatgGAGTGTTTTCAAAAGGCTTCGAACAAAGCCAGGGAAGCTGGTGACCTAGACacagaaggaaaagcctatttgAATCTTGGGACAGCTTACGACTCCAGCTgcgatcttccaaaagctatgGAGTGTTTTGTAAAGGCGTTGAACTATGCCAGGGAAGCTGGTGACAGGACTACAGAAGGAGAAGCCTTTTTGAGTCTTGGGATGTGTTACAATTTTCGCAgcgatcttccaaaagctatcgagtgtatTGAAAAGGCATTAAATAAAGCCAGGGAAGCTGGTGACCGGGATAGAGAAGGAAAAGCCTCTTTGAATCTTGGGGTAGTTTACAATTCCCACGGCGATCatccaaaagctatcgagtgttttgAAAAGGCGTCGAACTATGCGAGGGAAGGATGCGACCGGGATACAGAAGAGAAGGCCTATGTGAATCTTGGGATAGTTTACAAATCCCGCAGTGATCTTCCAAAAGCTACGGAgtgttttgcaaaggctttgaACATTGCCAGGAAAGCAGCCGACCGGGCTGGAGTAATCCGTGCCAGTCAATATCTCGAGAATTGTTACTTGGCCGTTGGCGATTTTTTGAAAGCGTCTGAGTATCGTGATAAAATTTTTGAATTATCCGATGGAGTGGGTGCTTATACTGAGGAGGCAACGGAAGGATCAGCCTGCAATATCCAAG AAATTCTTCACTTGGACCAGACGGATGTGGAGCAACCTACCCCAGAAACAACTGCTAACGATTCAAGCCAGATTGAAGTTGGCAAACCCCTGGGAGACACCACCCCAGAAAAGACAACTG TGACCCCTTCTGAGATTAATCTACGTGGTCCCAGAGCCTTGGAGGCCTATAACAGAGCTCTTACAGAAGGAAAAACTCGTGTAAGAAGGATTCCAATCATGTTGATTGGACAGGACCGTTCAGGAAAAACCAGCCTAAAGAAGTCGCTCCAGGGATTACGATTCAACCCAGATGAAGATAGCACTGTTGGGATAGATGTTGATCCATCTTACTTCAAAGTAACCACTGAGATATGGAAGACAGGGAAAAAGGATCAAGCAGGAAACAAAGAGGAAATGTCTGGTTCTTTTGAACATCATGTAGCTCGCGTAGTTGTTGAGAATCTAAGGGAACAAGAATTGACTTCTGAAGTTAAGACTATGGACAAATCGAAAGATCTTGAAAGTTCTCCGACGATCTCCACAGAGGCTCAAATTGTGAGTGAAAAAGATGAGATCCCTGAGGATCACTATGGGCTGTCTGCTGCAATCGTTCTTGATGAACTTGGCTCGTCTGCAGATTCGTTTTCAACTGCACAAATCGAAAAAGAAGATTACGCAGATTACTCAAAGTCATCCGGTGCTGCATACGTCGTTGGTGGCAGTCAAATCCTTCAAAAAACAGAGAATTATCCAGCAATAACGAAAGCCAGAGATAACACTGTTTCCTCGGGAATGATACCTAAAGAGATAGAAACGTTGATTAAGAAACTACTGGATAAATTTGATAAGGTGGAAACTGAAGATGACATCTATTCGGTTTTATGGGATTTCGCAGGACAATCAGTTTATTATGAGACCCATCAACTCTTTCTGACGTCAAGAGCAATCTACCTTTTGGCTTATGACCTAAGCTGGGATCCTGAGGGAAGTGCAGAGCCCGTGAGAAAGCAAGGAGTCTTGGGGAAATTTGAAGAGAATCCGTGTACGAAAACTAACCTCGACTATCTAGACTACTGGATGACGTCAGTTTCTTCACAATCCAGTCGAATTGAAGATCACGATTTGTGCTCAGCTTCGACATCCACGGTTGTGCCAAAGACACGTCCCCCTGTCTTCTTGGTTTGTACCCATTCTGACCAGCCTTTTGGTGGGAACGATCCTTCTGAACTAGCCATAAACGTATACggttccttgaaaagaaaatcatATGGCGAACAGCTGTTCCATGATGTGTTTAAAGTGGATAATACCAAATCAGGCACGCAAGAGGAATGCCCAGAAGTAAAGCGTTTGCGAGAAAGTATTTTAGCTGTTGCCATGGAGCTACCACAAATGAAAGAGATCATTCCGGTCAAGTGGTTGAAGTATGAAGAAGCGCTCCAGGGAGTACTGGATGAGGGCCATAGGTGCATCACTATTGAGCACGCCAAACGGATCGCCTCTGAAGTCTGCAAAATTCACGACGATGAAGAGTTCGTAACAGTACTTGACTTTCTGCACGATCAGAGAATTTTGATACATTTTAATGACACTgttgaactcaacaaattggtTGTGTTGGATCCTCAATGGTTGATCGATGTGTTCAAAACAGTAATAACTGTTAGGCGTTATGACCAGCAAGAAGGGGGATTGAACGATTTGTGGCTTAAGCTAGAAAGAGAAGGAATCCTGGAAGAAAAACTCCTCCATCATGCGTGGGGCCAAATTGTCGGAGAACATCACACGTTTGAAAGCCTGATCGCAATCATGGAGAAGTTCAGCTTGCTGTGTTCTTGGCCCTCGCCAAATGAGCTAGGCAGTAAGGAGTATCTTGTGCCGTCTATGTTGAGGTGGTATCCACCACAGGAGATCACCAAGTTGATTACCTCAGCAAGTCTTCCGTCCCTTTTCGTCAAGTTTGAATCTGGCCAAGTGCCTTCAAATCTGTTTCCACGACTTGTTGCTCAGTTCCTTCAGTGGGGGAGAAACGACTTTTGGAGCACGTTGAATCCTCAGCTGCATAAGAATTTCGCCAGATTTTACACCGCTGAAGACGAAAACTACTCAGTGGTACTCTTATGCCACTCCTCCATGATTGAGGTCGTTGTTCATGAAGGGAATGTTCCTTCGCTGAAGGACGACTTGCAGGCAGATTTAGGCAACTCGCGCGTAGATCAACGCGATTCATTTGAAGTGGTTTGTGCTCGTAAAGTTTTCGGACGGCTCGTGTTGTTGCTCGAGTGCTTGCGAAAAGAGTTTTGCTGGTTGAAGGGAATGAAGTATCAAGCCGGGATCATTTGTCCGGTTTGTTGCCATAAAAGGCTTGTGAATTATTGCCTCACTCATCACAAGCAAAATTGTGGGCAGGAAGAGTGTCTTCATTTCATACCTGGATCGGAGCTGCGCAATTTAAATCAGCATCTTACTTGCACCAGGTCGGCTGTTGCAGTAAATAACAAAGTTTACAGCAAGGATTTTACAGCGTGGTTTGCCAGTCCACGTGAAGAG ACAACAGCGGACGCCAATGGTGGCAGACCgtcaagcagtcgaagag tgacTGGTGAAGACAAGCCACCGAAGCTCAATTTCCAGCTGAAAAAAGCTAGTGATGTTCCAAAATCCATGAAAACCTGGAGTGACGATAATCTGccgattgatattttgctcatGACTGCAGATAGCTGTGATTTCTTAAGCTGTTTCTCCTTCTTGGATCAACCTTTCAAATGTTACAAGATTAAGATTGGTTATGTGTACTTTGGACGCATGGGAGATGCCAGTGACAAAGAAAAGCTAAAGGTTGCATTGTTGAATTGCTGTAAAGGAGCTGAAACCCCAGCGGGCTCTTTGACAGTGCTTCAGAAGGCATTAAGAAAATTGGGGCCTAAGGCTGTATTTTTAGTGGGAACTTGCATTAGTTTAACTTTGGAGAAGGTAAAAATGGGAGATGTAGTTATATCTTCTAAGCTAATTACTCCAGATGGATACAAAACTCCTGTAAGTCCACTTCTTGGCAGTCTTGTACTAGATGCACCAAATGGGTGGGTTGCTCCGTTGGAAAATCCAGGTGAATTGGAACTTAAAGTACATAGCAGTGGTGATATCTTGAGCCAGTCACTGACAAAGACATGTCGATATGATGACATTTGTGAGCAATATCCTGAGGCAAttgcaattgagacagaaggcAGAG GTGTATACGCGGCAGCCTATGATGCAAATATGGAATGGGTAATAGTGAAAGGTGTTGCCAGTTATTTTCATCAGGGCCAGCCAGCAACTGACGAATGGATGTCTTTTGCGAGCGCCATGGCTGCCTCTGTTGTGGCCAAGATGCTAAATGATCCAACAGTTTTCCTGGAATGGCCGCACTTTAAACGAG GTTCTCCTGACAAGGATCCGGATATTCAGGGAGGAAGGAAgagtgaaagaaagaaatga
- the LOC136925765 gene encoding uncharacterized protein isoform X2 has product MDNHKKNTNIAEEVGDRASDGVAYLNLGTHYKSLNDLPKAMECFKKASNNAREAGDRATEGKAYLNLGIVYDCLRMVYDRLSYLPKAIDCFEKALNNAKEAGDRTTVGKAYLQLGAAHNLGRDLPKAIEYFEKSLSIAREAGDRTTEGKAYLHLGVVHDSRSDLPKAIECFEKSLSTSREACDRATEGIAYLKLGEVYISRSDLPKAIEYLEKASNKAWEAGDLETEGKAYFNLGTAYDSSCDLPKAMQCFEKASKYARKAGNRQTEGIAYLNLGGVYKCSGDLPKAMECFQKAANKAREARDRGTEGKAYYNLGIVYKCSGDLPKAMECFQKASNKAREAGDLDTEGKAYLNLGTAYDSSCDLPKAMECFVKALNYAREAGDRTTEGEAFLSLGMCYNFRSDLPKAIECIEKALNKAREAGDRDREGKASLNLGVVYNSHGDHPKAIECFEKASNYAREGCDRDTEEKAYVNLGIVYKSRSDLPKATECFAKALNIARKAADRAGVIRASQYLENCYLAVGDFLKASEYRDKIFELSDGVGAYTEEATEGSACNIQEILHLDQTDVEQPTPETTANDSSQIEVGKPLGDTTPEKTTVTPSEINLRGPRALEAYNRALTEGKTRVRRIPIMLIGQDRSGKTSLKKSLQGLRFNPDEDSTVGIDVDPSYFKVTTEIWKTGKKDQAGNKEEMSGSFEHHVARVVVENLREQELTSEVKTMDKSKDLESSPTISTEAQIVSEKDEIPEDHYGLSAAIVLDELGSSADSFSTAQIEKEDYADYSKSSGAAYVVGGSQILQKTENYPAITKARDNTVSSGMIPKEIETLIKKLLDKFDKVETEDDIYSVLWDFAGQSVYYETHQLFLTSRAIYLLAYDLSWDPEGSAEPVRKQGVLGKFEENPCTKTNLDYLDYWMTSVSSQSSRIEDHDLCSASTSTVVPKTRPPVFLVCTHSDQPFGGNDPSELAINVYGSLKRKSYGEQLFHDVFKVDNTKSGTQEECPEVKRLRESILAVAMELPQMKEIIPVKWLKYEEALQGVLDEGHRCITIEHAKRIASEVCKIHDDEEFVTVLDFLHDQRILIHFNDTVELNKLVVLDPQWLIDVFKTVITVRRYDQQEGGLNDLWLKLEREGILEEKLLHHAWGQIVGEHHTFESLIAIMEKFSLLCSWPSPNELGSKEYLVPSMLRWYPPQEITKLITSASLPSLFVKFESGQVPSNLFPRLVAQFLQWGRNDFWSTLNPQLHKNFARFYTAEDENYSVVLLCHSSMIEVVVHEGNVPSLKDDLQADLGNSRVDQRDSFEVVCARKVFGRLVLLLECLRKEFCWLKGMKYQAGIICPVCCHKRLVNYCLTHHKQNCGQEECLHFIPGSELRNLNQHLTCTRSAVAVNNKVYSKDFTAWFASPREETTADANGGRPSSSRRVTGEDKPPKLNFQLKKASDVPKSMKTWSDDNLPIDILLMTADSCDFLSCFSFLDQPFKCYKIKIGYVYFGRMGDASDKEKLKVALLNCCKGAETPAGSLTVLQKALRKLGPKAVFLVGTCISLTLEKVKMGDVVISSKLITPDGYKTPVSPLLGSLVLDAPNGWVAPLENPGELELKVHSSGDILSQSLTKTCRYDDICEQYPEAIAIETEGRGPPQHM; this is encoded by the exons ATGGATAACCACAAGAAAAATACAAACATTGCAGAGGAAGTAGGCGACCGGGCTTCAGATGGGGTAGCCTATTTGAATCTTGGGACACATTACAAATCCCTCAAcgatcttccaaaagctatgGAGTGTTTTAAAAAGGCTTCGAACAATGCCAGGGAAGCTGGTGACCGGGCTACAGAAGGGAAAGCCTATTTGAATCTTGGGATAGTTTACGATTGTCTTCGGATGGTTTACGATCGCCTTAGCtatcttccaaaagctatcgatTGTTTTGAAAAGGCGTTAAACAATGCCAAGGAAGCAGGCGATCGGACTACAGTGGGAAAAGCCTATTTGCAGCTTGGAGCCGCTCACAACCTCGGCAGGGAccttccaaaagctatcgagtatTTTGAAAAGAGTTTGTCCATTGCCAGGGAAGCAGGCGATCGGACTACAGAGGGAAAAGCCTATTTGCATCTTGGCGTCGTTCACGATTCCCGCAGTGACCTTCCAAAAGCTATTGAGTGTTTTGAAAAGAGTTTGTCCACTTCCAGGGAAGCATGCGACCGGGCTACAGAAGGGATCGCCTATTTGAAGCTTGGGGAAGTTTACATATCCCGCAgcgatcttccaaaagctatcgagtatcTTGAAAAGGCTTCGAACAAAGCATGGGAAGCTGGTGACCTAGAAacagaaggaaaagcctatttCAATCTTGGGACAGCTTACGACTCCAGCTgcgatcttccaaaagctatgCAGTGTTTTGAAAAGGCGTCAAAGTATGCCAGGAAAGCTGGTAACCGGCAAACAGAAGGAATTGCCTATTTGAATCTTGGGGGAGTTTACAAATGTAGCGgcgatcttccaaaagctatgGAGTGTTTTCAAAAGGCTGCGAACAAAGCTCGTGAAGCTCGTGACCGAGGCacagaaggaaaagcctattaTAATCTTGGGATAGTTTACAAATGTAGCGgcgatcttccaaaagctatgGAGTGTTTTCAAAAGGCTTCGAACAAAGCCAGGGAAGCTGGTGACCTAGACacagaaggaaaagcctatttgAATCTTGGGACAGCTTACGACTCCAGCTgcgatcttccaaaagctatgGAGTGTTTTGTAAAGGCGTTGAACTATGCCAGGGAAGCTGGTGACAGGACTACAGAAGGAGAAGCCTTTTTGAGTCTTGGGATGTGTTACAATTTTCGCAgcgatcttccaaaagctatcgagtgtatTGAAAAGGCATTAAATAAAGCCAGGGAAGCTGGTGACCGGGATAGAGAAGGAAAAGCCTCTTTGAATCTTGGGGTAGTTTACAATTCCCACGGCGATCatccaaaagctatcgagtgttttgAAAAGGCGTCGAACTATGCGAGGGAAGGATGCGACCGGGATACAGAAGAGAAGGCCTATGTGAATCTTGGGATAGTTTACAAATCCCGCAGTGATCTTCCAAAAGCTACGGAgtgttttgcaaaggctttgaACATTGCCAGGAAAGCAGCCGACCGGGCTGGAGTAATCCGTGCCAGTCAATATCTCGAGAATTGTTACTTGGCCGTTGGCGATTTTTTGAAAGCGTCTGAGTATCGTGATAAAATTTTTGAATTATCCGATGGAGTGGGTGCTTATACTGAGGAGGCAACGGAAGGATCAGCCTGCAATATCCAAG AAATTCTTCACTTGGACCAGACGGATGTGGAGCAACCTACCCCAGAAACAACTGCTAACGATTCAAGCCAGATTGAAGTTGGCAAACCCCTGGGAGACACCACCCCAGAAAAGACAACTG TGACCCCTTCTGAGATTAATCTACGTGGTCCCAGAGCCTTGGAGGCCTATAACAGAGCTCTTACAGAAGGAAAAACTCGTGTAAGAAGGATTCCAATCATGTTGATTGGACAGGACCGTTCAGGAAAAACCAGCCTAAAGAAGTCGCTCCAGGGATTACGATTCAACCCAGATGAAGATAGCACTGTTGGGATAGATGTTGATCCATCTTACTTCAAAGTAACCACTGAGATATGGAAGACAGGGAAAAAGGATCAAGCAGGAAACAAAGAGGAAATGTCTGGTTCTTTTGAACATCATGTAGCTCGCGTAGTTGTTGAGAATCTAAGGGAACAAGAATTGACTTCTGAAGTTAAGACTATGGACAAATCGAAAGATCTTGAAAGTTCTCCGACGATCTCCACAGAGGCTCAAATTGTGAGTGAAAAAGATGAGATCCCTGAGGATCACTATGGGCTGTCTGCTGCAATCGTTCTTGATGAACTTGGCTCGTCTGCAGATTCGTTTTCAACTGCACAAATCGAAAAAGAAGATTACGCAGATTACTCAAAGTCATCCGGTGCTGCATACGTCGTTGGTGGCAGTCAAATCCTTCAAAAAACAGAGAATTATCCAGCAATAACGAAAGCCAGAGATAACACTGTTTCCTCGGGAATGATACCTAAAGAGATAGAAACGTTGATTAAGAAACTACTGGATAAATTTGATAAGGTGGAAACTGAAGATGACATCTATTCGGTTTTATGGGATTTCGCAGGACAATCAGTTTATTATGAGACCCATCAACTCTTTCTGACGTCAAGAGCAATCTACCTTTTGGCTTATGACCTAAGCTGGGATCCTGAGGGAAGTGCAGAGCCCGTGAGAAAGCAAGGAGTCTTGGGGAAATTTGAAGAGAATCCGTGTACGAAAACTAACCTCGACTATCTAGACTACTGGATGACGTCAGTTTCTTCACAATCCAGTCGAATTGAAGATCACGATTTGTGCTCAGCTTCGACATCCACGGTTGTGCCAAAGACACGTCCCCCTGTCTTCTTGGTTTGTACCCATTCTGACCAGCCTTTTGGTGGGAACGATCCTTCTGAACTAGCCATAAACGTATACggttccttgaaaagaaaatcatATGGCGAACAGCTGTTCCATGATGTGTTTAAAGTGGATAATACCAAATCAGGCACGCAAGAGGAATGCCCAGAAGTAAAGCGTTTGCGAGAAAGTATTTTAGCTGTTGCCATGGAGCTACCACAAATGAAAGAGATCATTCCGGTCAAGTGGTTGAAGTATGAAGAAGCGCTCCAGGGAGTACTGGATGAGGGCCATAGGTGCATCACTATTGAGCACGCCAAACGGATCGCCTCTGAAGTCTGCAAAATTCACGACGATGAAGAGTTCGTAACAGTACTTGACTTTCTGCACGATCAGAGAATTTTGATACATTTTAATGACACTgttgaactcaacaaattggtTGTGTTGGATCCTCAATGGTTGATCGATGTGTTCAAAACAGTAATAACTGTTAGGCGTTATGACCAGCAAGAAGGGGGATTGAACGATTTGTGGCTTAAGCTAGAAAGAGAAGGAATCCTGGAAGAAAAACTCCTCCATCATGCGTGGGGCCAAATTGTCGGAGAACATCACACGTTTGAAAGCCTGATCGCAATCATGGAGAAGTTCAGCTTGCTGTGTTCTTGGCCCTCGCCAAATGAGCTAGGCAGTAAGGAGTATCTTGTGCCGTCTATGTTGAGGTGGTATCCACCACAGGAGATCACCAAGTTGATTACCTCAGCAAGTCTTCCGTCCCTTTTCGTCAAGTTTGAATCTGGCCAAGTGCCTTCAAATCTGTTTCCACGACTTGTTGCTCAGTTCCTTCAGTGGGGGAGAAACGACTTTTGGAGCACGTTGAATCCTCAGCTGCATAAGAATTTCGCCAGATTTTACACCGCTGAAGACGAAAACTACTCAGTGGTACTCTTATGCCACTCCTCCATGATTGAGGTCGTTGTTCATGAAGGGAATGTTCCTTCGCTGAAGGACGACTTGCAGGCAGATTTAGGCAACTCGCGCGTAGATCAACGCGATTCATTTGAAGTGGTTTGTGCTCGTAAAGTTTTCGGACGGCTCGTGTTGTTGCTCGAGTGCTTGCGAAAAGAGTTTTGCTGGTTGAAGGGAATGAAGTATCAAGCCGGGATCATTTGTCCGGTTTGTTGCCATAAAAGGCTTGTGAATTATTGCCTCACTCATCACAAGCAAAATTGTGGGCAGGAAGAGTGTCTTCATTTCATACCTGGATCGGAGCTGCGCAATTTAAATCAGCATCTTACTTGCACCAGGTCGGCTGTTGCAGTAAATAACAAAGTTTACAGCAAGGATTTTACAGCGTGGTTTGCCAGTCCACGTGAAGAG ACAACAGCGGACGCCAATGGTGGCAGACCgtcaagcagtcgaagag tgacTGGTGAAGACAAGCCACCGAAGCTCAATTTCCAGCTGAAAAAAGCTAGTGATGTTCCAAAATCCATGAAAACCTGGAGTGACGATAATCTGccgattgatattttgctcatGACTGCAGATAGCTGTGATTTCTTAAGCTGTTTCTCCTTCTTGGATCAACCTTTCAAATGTTACAAGATTAAGATTGGTTATGTGTACTTTGGACGCATGGGAGATGCCAGTGACAAAGAAAAGCTAAAGGTTGCATTGTTGAATTGCTGTAAAGGAGCTGAAACCCCAGCGGGCTCTTTGACAGTGCTTCAGAAGGCATTAAGAAAATTGGGGCCTAAGGCTGTATTTTTAGTGGGAACTTGCATTAGTTTAACTTTGGAGAAGGTAAAAATGGGAGATGTAGTTATATCTTCTAAGCTAATTACTCCAGATGGATACAAAACTCCTGTAAGTCCACTTCTTGGCAGTCTTGTACTAGATGCACCAAATGGGTGGGTTGCTCCGTTGGAAAATCCAGGTGAATTGGAACTTAAAGTACATAGCAGTGGTGATATCTTGAGCCAGTCACTGACAAAGACATGTCGATATGATGACATTTGTGAGCAATATCCTGAGGCAAttgcaattgagacagaaggcAGAG GTCCACCGCAACACATGTGA